CCGAGTTCCTCTCTGACCCGTTCTGTAGCCCCCCGGACAAAAGTGTTGAACAGGCCGTCGATGATAGCCGATTCTCCGTGAGGGCCCACATAGTCGATGACCGCATTGAATATCTTGTGTTTGCAGTGTTCCGACCAGGTCTGGGCCACCGCCTCGAGCTCGACGTCGGTGATTCGTCCGTCCAGCCCGTAAGCCATCCGCTCCTGTCTGACCCGGGGGTCGTCCAGGTACGCCCTGATGGCCTTCATCTCCTCGAGATTCAAGGCAAGCAGTCTGGTGCGGCTTATCTCCATAAGGTCTCTGTCACCCCCATGGAGATCGATTCTCTCGACCCGGGATCCTCCGGTCCCCTCGACCCTGGGCACCACGGGCCGGGGACGCCGCCCCCGGCGCCATGTATCTCCGTCGATGATCTCGAACCGCTGAATCAGGTTGTTGCCGAGAAGCCCCGATGCGATTCGTTCCACCTGGTCACGGGAAAGGGTGCCCCAGATGACGTACTGAACCGACGTGTAGACTCTCTCCCCCGGCCCGAACGGCCTGCCGAGGCGCAGCTCTGCGGCCTCCGTAGCCGTCTTGCCCACATTGTCCGTCACACCGGGCTTGAAACCCACCTCCACGAGCCAATCGAAGCCGGAGGCCAGAGACTCATCTATCGCGTATTCCTGACTGATCGGATCGAGATAGGCCCCGCAAGCGATGGCCTCGAGCTCCTCCCCGGAGAGAACGGCGTCTATCGTATAGACGTTTACGGTCCTGACACGATCGACAAGGAGTCCCAGATCTGTCTCGATCCTCCGCCCGATCTTCTCACCCAGGGCGTCTCTCAGGTGCTTTTTCAATGCGATTTCGATCCGATGAGCCATGGAGATCTCCCCGGCTGAGCCGACACCCGCCCTTCCCTCAGACGGCAAGCGCCGGCATCCGGGCCAACCCTTTGGAATCCACGTGTTTTGAGCCTACTTCACCCTATTCTACCTTCAGGGCAGAATCTTGCCGGGATTCAAGATGCCGTTGGGATCCAGGAGATTCTTGATCTTCCTCATCACCTCCACCCCCTCGCCGTGCTCCTGGGCCATGAATCTTCTCTTACCGATTCCGATACCATGCTCACCCGTGGCCGTCCCCCCGAGAGAAATCGCATGTGAGACTATCTCTTCATTGGCCCGGTTCATCCGTTCGACGAACTCTCCGTTCCCCATGTCACCCACGATGTTCAGATGGAGGTTCCCGTCTCCGGCATGACCAAAGCCGTACGCTTTCAGGCCGTACGACTCCACAACCCTTCTTGCATACTCCAGCATACCCGGATATTTTGACAGGGGGACGGCCGTATCCATGATGAGGATGTCGAGGCCTGGATTGGACCGCTTCAAAGATTCAAAGGCATCGTGTCGGGCCTCCCAGAGTCTGTTCCGTTCCTCCCGGCCCACCCCGGACTGGAAGCAGAGGGCCCCGTGGTCTTCGCAGATCTGCTGTGCCAACTTCAGGTCTTCTTCCAGACCGATATCGCTGGACCCGGTGAACTCGATAAAGAGAGTCGGCTTCTCGGCCAGGCTGACCTTCCCGTCCCTGTTTATGGCCCCGATCGTTTCCGAGTCGAGCAACTCGAGGGCTGCGGGGATGAGACCGGAACCCATGATCTCGTAGACCGAATCGGCAGCATCCTGGACAGAGCCGAAGGTGACAATAGCGGCGCTGAACTTCTCCGGGATACCGGCGAGCCTCAGAGTGATCTCCGTCACGATGCCCAGCGTCCCTTCGGAGCCGACCATCAGTCTGACCAGGTCGTACCCTGAAGATGTCTTGTGGGAACAAGAGCCCGCACGGAAGACCTCGCCTGTGGCCAGAACTACCGTCAGCCTGAGGACATTGTCTCTTGTCGACCCGTATTTGACTGTACGGATGCCGCTGGAATTGTTCGCCACCATCCCTCCGATGGTCGCGTTGGCTCCGGGATCGGGCGGGAAAAACAGACCGTGCCGGGCAAGAATTCGATTCATGTCTTTGTACTTCACGCCCGCCTGCACATCCACCTGGAAATCCCCGGGGCGTACTTCCAGGACCTGGTCCATCTGTCCGAAGTCAAGGACCAGGCCCCCTTGGGTGGGGAGGGGGTTCCCCTCCAGGCTCGTCCCGGCTCCCCACGGCGTCACTGGAAACAGCTTCTCATTGGCCAGCTTCACAATGGCAGCCACCTCCTCGGTCTCTTTGGGCCACACCACTGCATCCGGCCTATACCCTCGATGATACGACTCGTCCCGGCTGTGGAGATCTAGCACCGAGGTTCCAACCGAGAGGCGTTCTGGCCCCACAAGGGATTTCAGGAATTCCAGATCCTCGGGTGTGACACGGTTAAACGCCATCGAGTCCCCTCCCGACGGGCCACTCCCGGGCTCTACCCGGGCAAAGGGCTCGCCCATCGCATCCAAGACCGACTCCCCGATGAGATCCACCCTCCCCTCGGGCTCGCGCCAAACCCCTGAAGAGACGTGATCCCACGGGCAATTTATATCAACACATACGAGTTCACGTCAACACTTCAACGTCTGCCCCGCGGAATTCGCGCTTTACAAGACCCGATCGAAAAAGGGATACTTAGATAGTCCCGGTCGGCCTCAGACCAAACCAGACAGGGAGGTGTCGGTGATGAGAATCAAGGACGTCATGACGGAAAACCCGATTACAGTGGACGTCGATACCCTGGTGATCGACGCGCAAAAACTGATGAAGGAAAAGAGGATCAGGAGGCTTTGTGTCACAAGAAAGGGAAAGCTAGTGGGGATTGTAACCTACCATGACCTGCTCAGGTCTTCCCCCTCCCCTGCCACAAGCCTGAGTGTATGGGAGATTAACTACCTCTGGGGTAAGATGAAGGTCAGCGATGTGATGACAAAAGACCCTCTAACAGTCACCCCGGAAACGACCTTTGAGGACGCCCTCCTGCTCGGACAGGAAAAAAAGATAGGATCCTTTCCGGTAATGGAAAACGGCAGGCTGGTGGGAATTACCACGGAGTCTGATATTATCAGACTCGTTGCCAGGGTTCTGGGGTTGAGGGAGGAAGGTTCAAGGATCACGATTCACGGACTCCAGATGAAACTCGGAACCTTTTCCAAGATCATCTCCGTGGTGGATCGCCATCGGGTACCCATCCTGAGCATGATGTCCCTTACAAGGCCGGAGCAGAGGGACGTGATGATCGTCCTCAGGCTGAAGACAAAGAATCCAAGGCAAATCCAGGCGGATCTGGAAGAGATGGGCCTTTCCGTGGACGTCTCATAGGGCGCAAGGCCGAGTGGTGGCTTCCCTCGGTCCTTCCGTCTTAGAGCTCTTTCTCCTCGGCAAAACTGTAATAGCCCCGGTCCCCGATGATCACGTGATCCACAACCTCTATGTTGACGAGGCCGCAAGCCTGGACAAGCCGATCGGTCACCTTCCTGTCCTCCGGGCTCGGGCAGGGATCACCGCTGGGGTGGTTGTGTACGAATATCACGCCGGCCGCCGAGTGGGCCAGGGCGGTCTTCACGATCTCCCTGGGATTTACCAGACTCCCTGTCAGGCTCCCTTCGAAGAGGGTCTCTTCCCTGATTATCCTATTGCGCCGGGTCAGAAAAATGACCTTGAAGACCTCCCGCTTTCGGTGACGGAGATGGGGACCAACGATCCTGTAAACATCCCGGCTGGAAGCAATTCTCCTCTTTGTTGACCCCCGGCTCGACTGGAGGCGTTTTCCTATCTCAAAGGCCGCCTTGAGCTGAGCCGTCTTGGCAGGTCCCACACCCTTGACACGGCAGAGTTCCGAAGCCGCCTTGCCGTCGATTCCCACCAGCCCCCCGGTCTCCCTGATCAGGCGGCGGCCGAGATCAATGGCCGACTCCTCTCTGTTTCCAATGCGAAGAAGGATGGCCAGGAGCTCCGCGTCCGAGAGTTTCTCAGGGCCGAACCGCATCAGCTTTTCCCGAGGTCTTTCCTCCTTCGGCCACTCAGGAATCTTCCGCCAATCCCCGTTCATGGGCGACCCCACGGTTCACAAGACCCGAAGCTGGGCAGCCGGTACCCATCGCGCAGCATCCCGAAAAACCCCGACATCACCCGACCTCTCCCGTCCGATACCTGTCCAGCCGAAGGCTCCGTGCCGTTCCCCCTGCCGGCCGATCCCCTCTCACGAGCAGTCCCGCATCCGACCTTCGAACATGCTAATCCCCGCCGGTTTCCGACTCCTCAGAATCGTCCTCTTTCTCCTTCTTCGCCTCTTTCCCAAAAACCCGGGCGACGACGATGCTGACACCGTAGAGACACAGCAGGGGGCCAGCCATCATCAACTGCGTTGCCACATCTGGAGGGGTCAGGATTGCTGAAATGGAGAAGATGATAAGAAGGGCGTACTTGAACTGCCTCACCAGCATTCTGGAGTTTACGATCCCCATCTTGGCCAGAAAGAAAACGAACAGGGGAAGTTCGAAAACCGCGCCGAAGGCCAGAAGCATCTTGGAGGCCAGGGAGAAGTACTCCCTGATTCTCGGATAGGGTCGGATCTGCTCGCTGGCAAAACCGAGAAGGAACTTGAATCCGTAAGGAAAGACAACAAAGTAGCCGAACAGAGCCCCACCAACAAAAAAGATGGTCGAGAATATGACAAAAGGAATGACGTAGCGCTTCTCCTTGGTATAGAGCCCGGGAGAGACAAACGCCCAGATCTCGTACAGAACCAGGGGCGAAGAAACAAAAAAACCGGCCAGGATGGCAACCTTGAGATAGGTAAAGAAGGCTTCCGTGACTCCGGTGAAAATGAGGGTACTTTCAGGGGGGAGGGCCCTCACAAGGGGGGCCATCAGGACTGCGAACATCTTGGGGGCGAAGTAGTAGCAACCGGCAAACCCGATCCCCACGGCCACGGCACAGATTATCAGGCGCCTCCGCAGTTCCTCCAGATGGGCCGTAATGGGCATTCTCTTGTCATCCGGGGGGAGATTTTTCGTGCTCTTCGGTCGACTCTTTTCCGCCTTCTGCATCGCTCAAATCATCCGTTTTTTCGCTCTCCTGCTCAGACCTCCCGGCTCCGGCTTCGTGCCCCGGTGTCTCGGCCTCCTCTTCGGTTCCTACAGCCTCCTCTTGCTCTGTTGTCTCCTCCGGTTCAGTTGCCCGGTTGATCTCCCCTACGATCGTATCCTTGATCTCTTCCAGTTCTCCTGTCTCCTCCCTCAGGCTCTCCCTCATCT
The Deltaproteobacteria bacterium DNA segment above includes these coding regions:
- a CDS encoding CBS domain-containing protein; this encodes MRIKDVMTENPITVDVDTLVIDAQKLMKEKRIRRLCVTRKGKLVGIVTYHDLLRSSPSPATSLSVWEINYLWGKMKVSDVMTKDPLTVTPETTFEDALLLGQEKKIGSFPVMENGRLVGITTESDIIRLVARVLGLREEGSRITIHGLQMKLGTFSKIISVVDRHRVPILSMMSLTRPEQRDVMIVLRLKTKNPRQIQADLEEMGLSVDVS
- a CDS encoding FAD-binding oxidoreductase, giving the protein MAFNRVTPEDLEFLKSLVGPERLSVGTSVLDLHSRDESYHRGYRPDAVVWPKETEEVAAIVKLANEKLFPVTPWGAGTSLEGNPLPTQGGLVLDFGQMDQVLEVRPGDFQVDVQAGVKYKDMNRILARHGLFFPPDPGANATIGGMVANNSSGIRTVKYGSTRDNVLRLTVVLATGEVFRAGSCSHKTSSGYDLVRLMVGSEGTLGIVTEITLRLAGIPEKFSAAIVTFGSVQDAADSVYEIMGSGLIPAALELLDSETIGAINRDGKVSLAEKPTLFIEFTGSSDIGLEEDLKLAQQICEDHGALCFQSGVGREERNRLWEARHDAFESLKRSNPGLDILIMDTAVPLSKYPGMLEYARRVVESYGLKAYGFGHAGDGNLHLNIVGDMGNGEFVERMNRANEEIVSHAISLGGTATGEHGIGIGKRRFMAQEHGEGVEVMRKIKNLLDPNGILNPGKILP
- a CDS encoding phosphoribosylformylglycinamidine synthase, which gives rise to MAHRIEIALKKHLRDALGEKIGRRIETDLGLLVDRVRTVNVYTIDAVLSGEELEAIACGAYLDPISQEYAIDESLASGFDWLVEVGFKPGVTDNVGKTATEAAELRLGRPFGPGERVYTSVQYVIWGTLSRDQVERIASGLLGNNLIQRFEIIDGDTWRRGRRPRPVVPRVEGTGGSRVERIDLHGGDRDLMEISRTRLLALNLEEMKAIRAYLDDPRVRQERMAYGLDGRITDVELEAVAQTWSEHCKHKIFNAVIDYVGPHGESAIIDGLFNTFVRGATERVREELG
- the tatC gene encoding twin-arginine translocase subunit TatC: MPITAHLEELRRRLIICAVAVGIGFAGCYYFAPKMFAVLMAPLVRALPPESTLIFTGVTEAFFTYLKVAILAGFFVSSPLVLYEIWAFVSPGLYTKEKRYVIPFVIFSTIFFVGGALFGYFVVFPYGFKFLLGFASEQIRPYPRIREYFSLASKMLLAFGAVFELPLFVFFLAKMGIVNSRMLVRQFKYALLIIFSISAILTPPDVATQLMMAGPLLCLYGVSIVVARVFGKEAKKEKEDDSEESETGGD
- the tatA gene encoding twin-arginine translocase TatA/TatE family subunit is translated as MFGIGMPELLVILGLALIILGPKKLPEIARGLGRAMREFKSATDEMRESLREETGELEEIKDTIVGEINRATEPEETTEQEEAVGTEEEAETPGHEAGAGRSEQESEKTDDLSDAEGGKESTEEHEKSPPG
- the radC gene encoding DNA repair protein RadC, which codes for MNGDWRKIPEWPKEERPREKLMRFGPEKLSDAELLAILLRIGNREESAIDLGRRLIRETGGLVGIDGKAASELCRVKGVGPAKTAQLKAAFEIGKRLQSSRGSTKRRIASSRDVYRIVGPHLRHRKREVFKVIFLTRRNRIIREETLFEGSLTGSLVNPREIVKTALAHSAAGVIFVHNHPSGDPCPSPEDRKVTDRLVQACGLVNIEVVDHVIIGDRGYYSFAEEKEL